In the genome of Patescibacteria group bacterium, the window AGGAAAATATGTCTTACTTTTGAATCCAGACATGCAAGTTTTCCCAGATACTTTTCAAAAGATGTTTGAGTTTATGGAGAGGAGGACTGACGTTGGCGTCGCTTCTTGTCGTTTGATAGACGCACAAGGCAAAAATATACCGCATGTTAGAAAATTTCCAACTCTTCTGGACCAGCTAGCAATAGTTCTCAAAATACCCCATGTTTATCCAGAGGTTCTCGATAAATACTTAATGAAAGATTTTGATTATAACAAGGAGTCAGAGGTTGATTCAGTCCGAGGTTCTTTTTTTATGATAAGAAAAGAGGTGATTGACGCTATTGGAAAACTTGATGAGCGGTATTTTATTTGGTTTGAAGAAGTGGATTATTGCAAACGAGTAATAAATGCAGGGATGAAAGTGGTTTATAATCCAGGCGCAAAATGTGTTGATTATGTTGGTAAAAGTTTTTCACAAGTGAAGCGAGGTAGGACACAGGAGTATTTTAGAAATTCTATGTTGGAATATTTCTCTAAATGGGGGAATTGGTTTGAATTTGTAGTATTGTATCTAGCTTGGCCGATAGGAAAACTTTTGGCATTTGTTGCAGATACCCTAAAGATTGAGAAGGGAAATAAAATGTAGATATAAATTTTTTGTCATTCTGAACTTGATTCAGAATCTAGAAAAAAAAGCATGAACAATAAAAGTTATTTCGTTTATATATTAGCAAGTGTTAAAAATGGAACATTATACATTGGAATGACAAATGGATTGGAAAAAAGAACATTACAGCATAAGGAAGGTGTGTCAGATAGTTTTACAAAAAAGTACAAGGTAGACAAATTGGTGCATTATGAAATTTTTGAAAAACCAATTAATGCAATCGGGAGAGAGAAGCAGCTTAAAGCTTGGAGGAGAGAATGGAAAATAGCTTTAATAGAAAAGGAGAACCCAGGGTGGGTTGATTTAAGTAAAGATTTTGATTAGTGGATTTTCTGGATCCTGAATCACCCCGTTTACGCCACTTTGTGACTACGGGAGACATCGCTCACACGCGAGCCAGTTCAGGATGACAGGTGTAAATAAGATTTCTAGACCTCGAATTCCCGTTTTCTTCGGGGTAGGCAAGTTTGGGATGACTTAGTTTTTTATGAAAAAAGTTGGAATAATTTTAGTAAATTTTAAGGATTATGCTCAAAAATATTTGAGTGAGTTTCGTGATGGTTTGTTGGCACAGAATTACCCTAGTGAACTAGTTAATTATTATATGGTTGATAATGCTTCTTCTGAACCATCTCGTAAATATTTAAGTGAAAATTTTCCTGAGTCTATTATTATTCCCAGGAAGGACGGTAATTATGCAAGCGCAAATAATGTTGGTGCTAGGAAGGCAATTGAGGACGGATGTGA includes:
- a CDS encoding glycosyltransferase family 2 protein, producing the protein MDLSIVIVSWKIRDLLQKNLEAIFKSAGGISFEVFVVDNKSSDGTFEMVGSEFPQVNLILNNYNAGFAKANNQAIEMAQGKYVLLLNPDMQVFPDTFQKMFEFMERRTDVGVASCRLIDAQGKNIPHVRKFPTLLDQLAIVLKIPHVYPEVLDKYLMKDFDYNKESEVDSVRGSFFMIRKEVIDAIGKLDERYFIWFEEVDYCKRVINAGMKVVYNPGAKCVDYVGKSFSQVKRGRTQEYFRNSMLEYFSKWGNWFEFVVLYLAWPIGKLLAFVADTLKIEKGNKM
- a CDS encoding GIY-YIG nuclease family protein, with amino-acid sequence MNNKSYFVYILASVKNGTLYIGMTNGLEKRTLQHKEGVSDSFTKKYKVDKLVHYEIFEKPINAIGREKQLKAWRREWKIALIEKENPGWVDLSKDFD